The Amycolatopsis umgeniensis DNA segment TCGCCCTTCACGGGCGAGGATTTGGCGGTGCTGACGGCTTTCGGCGAGCAACGCGGCGCACAGGGGGTTTCCACGGGGTCCGGGCGCCGCGTTCTCGATCTGCACGACGTGCTCACCCTGCGCGAGATCCACGAGGCGGCCGGCTTGCACGAGGTCGGTCAAGTGACCGAGATGATCGGCTGGCTGCCCGGCAACGGCCTCGCCGGGCAGAACGCGTACCTCCGGGGATTCCTGACCGGGCAGAAACGCGGTACGCCGTTCGTCAAACGGACACAGGAACTCGCCGCGGCCCTGCTCGAGGACAAAGCGGTGATCCCAGGTCTCCCGGAAAGCCTCGAGCTGGGTTCCGCCGACCGGTACCTGATCGCGGTCGTGCGCTTTCCCGGGGAACCCCTGCCTCCGGAGGAACGGCGCGAGGAGATCATCGGCGCGTTGCTGAAACGCGAAAGGGTGCCGATGATCTGGACGGAGCCCGGCGAACTGGTCGCCCTGTTCCCCTGCGCGGACCCCGAAACGGTGCGGGAACGCGCGCTGGGTCTCGTGCGCGAGTGCGCGGAGCTGATCGGACGTCCCTGCGCGACAGGCGCGGCTTCCGGTCGGGTCCGCGCGTTGGCCGACACCGCCGGTCTGGCCCGGCGGATCAGCCGGGTCGCTCCCGTCGAGGCCAGACCGGGCCGGTTGCCCGTGATGACCGATGTCTTCGCCGAACTCGGCGTCGCCCGGCTGCCGCAGGTCGACGAGTGGCTACGCGGGGTCGCGCGGCGGCTGGAGTCCGGACCCGATCTGGTGACCACGCTCGACGCCTACTACCGGCACGACATGAACCGGCTGAACACCGCGGGGGCGTTGCACATCCACCCGCGGACCCTCGACTACCGGCTCCGCCGGATCCGCGAACTCGCCGGAATGGACGCGGGCTCTTACCGGGGTGTGCGGGTGCTCGGCGCCACCGTCGCCCTCGTGCTAGCCGGCCGTTGGAACTGAGACGTCACGCCGCTCGCGCCTGCGCTTGGCCAGCCGCTTCCCGACGATCCCGTGCCGCGGCCCGAACAGGTACACCAGTGTGAACCCGGCGCCCTGCACCAGCACGATCATCCCGCCGGACGCGGTGTCGAGGTGGTAGCTCAGGTACAGCCCGGTCACCGCCGCGAGCACCGAGAACGACGGCGCGAACACCAGCATGCGGCCGAACCTGTCGGTGAGCAGGTACGCCGTCGCGCCGGGGATGATCAGCATCGCCACCACGAGGATCACGCCGACCACCTGCAGCGCGACCACCGCTGTCAGCGCGAGCAGCCCGAGCAGCGCGGCACCGAGCACCCTCGGGTTGAGGCCGATGGCGTGCGCGTGCGTGGGATCGAAGGCGTACAAGGTGAAATCGCGGCGTTTGAGTACCAGCAGGCCGAGAGTGATCGCGCCGAGGACGCCGATCTGGAGCAGATCCGAGGTGTCCACGCCGAGCAGGTTCCCGAAGATGATGTGGTTCAGGTCGGTCTGGCTCGGCGTCACCGAAATCAGGACGAGGCCGAGCGCGAACAGCGTGGTGAACACGATGCCGATCGCGGCGTCCTCCTTGACACGGCTGGTGTCGCGGACGACACCGATCAGCGCCACGGCGAGGAAACCGAATACGACGGCGCCCAGCGCGAACGGCGCGCCGAGGACGTAGGCGAGCACGACGCCGGGCAGCACCGCGTGCGAAACCGCGTCGCCCATCAGCGACCAGCCGATCAGCACCAGCCAGCACGAAAGCACCGCGCAGACCGTGGACGCGATCACCGTGGAAGCCAGCGCCCGCACCATGAAGTCGTAGCTCAGCGGCTCGAGGAACAGGTCGTAGAGACTCACGCGGGTTCTTCTTCCCGTTGCAGGACGTCGAGTCCGAAGGCGAGCGCGAGATTCTCGGGCCGGAGCACCTCGCCGGGGGAGCCGTGCGCGAGCACCTTGCGCATCAGCAGGATCGCCTCGTCGGCGAGACCGGGCAGCGCGTGCAAATCGTGTGTGGAGATCAGGACCGCGGCGCCGTCGGCCGCGAGTTCCTTGAGCAGCCGGGTGATCGTGGCTTCGGACCGCTTGTCCACCCCGGCGAACGGCTCGTCCAGCAGGAGGACACGGGCGCCTTGGGCGATCCCGCGCGCGACGAACGCGCGTTTGCGCTGCCCGCCGGACAACTGCCCGATCTGGCGTCCGGCGAGTTCGGTCAGCTCGACCCGCTCCAGCGCCAGATCGACGGCCTCGTGGTCGGCGCGGCGCGGCCTCCTGGTGAAGCCGAGATGCCCGTAGCGCCCCATCATCACGACGTCGCGCACCGAGAGCGGGAACGACCAGTCGACGTCCTCGCTCTGTGGCACGTACCCGATCGCGCCGGACTTGCGGGCGCGGACGGGCGGGCCGCCGTCGACCGAGACCGTGCCGGAGTCCGGCCGGACCATGCCCATGATCGTCTTGAACAGGGTCGACTTCCCGGAGCCGTTCATCCCGATCAGCCCGCAGACGCGGCCGTGTTCGAGGGAGACGTCCACACCGTCGAGCGCCAGGACGTCACCGTAGTGAACGGTCACGCCTTCGACGCGGATCGCGGCCGTCACGGCTTCGCCCCGGTGAGGGCGGCCACGATCGTCTTCGAGTCGTGGCGGATGAGGTCGAGGTACGTCGGCACCGGGCCTTCGGGGCCGGACAGGGAATCGACGTAGAGGACGCCGCCGAAAGCGGCACCGGTCGCGGAGACGACCTGGCGCATCGGGGCGTCGGAGACGGTCGACTCGCAGAACACCGCGGGGACCTTGTTCTCCTTGACGAAGCCGATGGCGCGGGTGATCTGCTGCGGCGTGGCCTGCTGTTCGGCGTTGACCGCCCAGATGTACCGCTCGGTGAGGCCGGTGTCTCGCGCGAGGTAGGAGAAGGCGCCCTCGCAGGTGACCAGCGCGCGCTCGTTCTTCGGCAGCCCGCTCAGCGCACCGGTCATCTCGTCCTGGACGGCCTGCAGTTTCGCCTTGTAGGCGTCGCCATTGGCCTTGAACACGGCGGCGTCACCGGAAGAGACCTCGCTGAACGCCTTGACCATGTTGTCCACGTAGATCCCGACGTTCTTCGGCGACATCCAGGCGTGCGGATTCGGCTTGCCCTGGTAGGAATCCTCGCCGATGGCGATGGGCTCGACACCCTCGCTGACCACCTTGTGCGGCGCGTCGCTCTCCGAGACGAACCGGGCGAACCAGGCCTCCAGGTTCAGCCCGTTGTCGAGGATCAGGTCGGCCTTCGCGGCCTTCTTGATGTCGTCCGGCGTGGGCTCGTAACCGTGGATCTCGGCGCCGGGTTTGGTGATCGACTCGACCTTGAGCTTGTCGCCCGCGACGTTCGCCGCGATGTCCGCCAAGACCGTGAACGTGGTCAGCACCACGGGCCGCTTGTCGTCCGTGCCGCCGCTCGTTCCGTTGCCCGCGGCACCGCACGCGGTCAGGACGAGCGTCGACGCGGCCAGCGCGAAGACGGTCTTGCGGAGATTAGCCATCCCGTGAGTCTAGAGTTCGGTGCGCCGAACTTCCAACTCCCGTGTGCCTTAAATCTCGGTCGCGGTCCGGTCTCGCTCCTTCACGGTCTCCAGCAGGAGCTGGGAGACGTCGCGCACGGTGACGTTCTCGCCACGCTGCTCACTTTGCCGCTGCACCAGGCCGTCGTTCAGCATCACGCGGCAGAACGGGCAGCCGGTGACGATGGTTTCGGCGTCCGTGCCGAGGGCCTCGTCGACGCGTTCGAGATTGATGCGCTTGCCGATCTGCTCCTCCATCCACATCCGCGCGCCACCGGCGCCGCAGCAGAGGGAGCGATCGGCGTGCCGGGGCATTTCGCTGAGCGTGGCGCCCGTCGCGCCGACGAGTTCGCGCGGCGGCTCGTAGACCTTGTTGTGGCGGCCGAGGTAACACGGGTCGTGATAGGTCACCGGCCCGGCGTCGACCGGTTTGACCGGGGTCAGCTTCTTCGCGCGGACCAGGCGGTTGAGCAGTTGCGTGTGGTGCAGGACCTCGTAGTGCCCGTCGAGTTGCGGGTACTCGCGGCCGAGCGTGTTCAGGCAGTGCGGGCATGTGGTGACGATCTTGCGCGTCCCTGGTTCGCGGCCGTCGAACACCGCGTTCAGCGTCTCGACGGTCTGCTGCGCGAGCATCTGGAAGAGGAACTCGTTGCCGGAACGGCGGGCCGGGTCGCCGGTGCAGGACTCGTCGGTGCCGAGGATCGTGTACTTGACCCCCGCGAGATGCAGGAGCTCGGCGGTGGCTCGGACGGTCTTGCGGGCGTTGTCGTCGAACGCGCCCGCGCAGCCGACCCAGTAGACGTACTCGACGTCTTCGGCCAGTTCGCCGTCGAAGATCGGCACCTCGAAGCCGAGGTCCTTCGTCCAGGCGAGACGGTCGGAATTGTTCTGGCCCCAAGGGTTTCCCTTGGTCTCGAGGTTCTTGAACAGGACGCCGAGTTCGCTGGGGAAGGCCGACTCGATCATCACCTGGTAGCGGCGCATGTCGACGATGTGGTCGACGTGCTCGATGTCCACCGGGCACTGCTCGACGCAAGCACCGCAGGAGGTGCAGGACCACAGGACGTCCGGGTCGATGACGCCGAAGTCCTCCTTGGTGCCGACGAGCGGACGTTCTTCGGGCGCCTCTTTACCGTCCAGGATGTACGGCGCCTTCTCGAAGAGGTGGTCACGCAGATCCATGATCATGAGCTTGGGGGACAACGGTTTCCCGGTGTTCCACGCCGGGCATTGCGACTGGCAGCGGCCGCATTCGGTGCAGGTGGCGAAGTCGAGCATGCCCTTCCAGGTGAAATCCTCGATCTTGCCGCGGCCGAAGGTGTCGTCCTCGCCCGGATCCTCGAAGTCGATCGGCTTGCCGCCGGACTCCATCGGCAGCAGCGGGCCGAGCGCGTCGGGCAGCCGTTTGGCGGTGACGTTGACCGGCGCCAGGAAGATGTGCAGGTGCTTGGAATAGAGCACGATCGACAGGAACGCCAGCATGACACCGATGTGCAGCAGCAGGCCGACCGTCTCCAGCGGCTCGGTGACCGGGAGTCCGAGCGGCTCCAGGAGTTCGCCGACGCCGAGGGAAACCCACGCGCCCGACTCGTACGGGAAGACGCCGACCGCCGCCGACGCGCCGCGGAAGAGGAACATCGTCCAGATCACGTTGAAGATCATGAACAGGATCAGCCAAGCGCCCCCGGTGTGCGAACCGAAGAAGCGCGACGCGCGGTCTTTCCGCTCGGGTGCCTGGCGGATCCGGATGACCGCGAAGACCGCGAGCGAGACGACGACCGCGACAGCGATGAAATCCTGCAGGAAACCCAGAACCGCCCAGTGCCCGATGAGCGGGATGTGGAAGTCGTGGTCGAACAGAGCGCCGTACGCCTCGACGTAGACCGAGCCGAGGATCACGAAACCCCAGAACGTGAACAGATGCGCCAGCCCGGGGACGGACCACTTCAGTAGTTTGCGCTGCCCGAAGACTTCGGCCACATGCGTTTTCGCGCGCACGGCCATGACGTCCGACCGTTTCTCGTCCGGCTGGCCGGATCGGATCAGCTTGGCGAGCCAAGCGGCGCGGCGGGCGGCGAAAGCGAGGCCGGCGACGGTGATGAGCAGACCGAGGATGAGACGAACGAGCACGAGTCCTCCGGGGGAGAATCGGCTCAGTGAGAGCCGGTGTAGTACCGGCACGCCTTGCAGGCGTACCGCATTTTGGCCACTCGCCACCGTTTTCGGTAGGCCTCGAGATGTCCCGGCCGCGGGGGATGCACGCCGAGTCTGCGGAGACGGCGGATCCGCCGCCCCGCTTCGAAGAGTTCGGTCGCCAGCCCGAGGTACGCGCGTCTGAGCGCGATGCCGGGTTCAGTGGCGAGGTTGTCCCGGCAGAACCGGTGCAGCAGGGCGAGGTCGGGCAGGCCGGGGGTTGTCGAGCCAGGGAGGTGCTCGACAACCCCGAGTCCGGGATGTCCCACGGGAAGGGCGAAGCCGGCCGGAAGTCCACAATGGACGCAGGTGAGCGTGCAGCTCAGACATCGGGTGACGTGGCGGATCCGCCGTTCGCGCTGATCCCCGTCGATCACCTCGCGAACGTGCCACCCCAATGGAGCCTCCCAAGACCGTGGTGTGTCCTGTGTCACTCTCAATACTGGAGAGTAGGGGTCGCCCCGGTGGCGCGACAGGTCCAACCGGATGGCTTCCGCGCGGCCGGTCGGCGTAACGCTCCGCACCCGGCCGCGCACCGATCTCGCGTGATCAGACCCGGAACTCGCGTGCTTGGAGCCGGATCTCGTGAGTTCCGGCTCCAAACACGTGAGTCACGGCTCTGGTCACGTGAGTTCCGGCTCCAAGCACACGTGACCGCGCACGCTTCCGCACACCGTGACCCACTCGTAGCCGAAAACGGCCCGCCG contains these protein-coding regions:
- a CDS encoding heterodisulfide reductase-related iron-sulfur binding cluster, whose product is MLVRLILGLLITVAGLAFAARRAAWLAKLIRSGQPDEKRSDVMAVRAKTHVAEVFGQRKLLKWSVPGLAHLFTFWGFVILGSVYVEAYGALFDHDFHIPLIGHWAVLGFLQDFIAVAVVVSLAVFAVIRIRQAPERKDRASRFFGSHTGGAWLILFMIFNVIWTMFLFRGASAAVGVFPYESGAWVSLGVGELLEPLGLPVTEPLETVGLLLHIGVMLAFLSIVLYSKHLHIFLAPVNVTAKRLPDALGPLLPMESGGKPIDFEDPGEDDTFGRGKIEDFTWKGMLDFATCTECGRCQSQCPAWNTGKPLSPKLMIMDLRDHLFEKAPYILDGKEAPEERPLVGTKEDFGVIDPDVLWSCTSCGACVEQCPVDIEHVDHIVDMRRYQVMIESAFPSELGVLFKNLETKGNPWGQNNSDRLAWTKDLGFEVPIFDGELAEDVEYVYWVGCAGAFDDNARKTVRATAELLHLAGVKYTILGTDESCTGDPARRSGNEFLFQMLAQQTVETLNAVFDGREPGTRKIVTTCPHCLNTLGREYPQLDGHYEVLHHTQLLNRLVRAKKLTPVKPVDAGPVTYHDPCYLGRHNKVYEPPRELVGATGATLSEMPRHADRSLCCGAGGARMWMEEQIGKRINLERVDEALGTDAETIVTGCPFCRVMLNDGLVQRQSEQRGENVTVRDVSQLLLETVKERDRTATEI
- a CDS encoding PucR family transcriptional regulator, yielding MEGLYKLLWDRVDHNARRAVDVYLSEVPDFRAAARVDGVRASMLDFAVLLRRREVELAADGSPFTGEDLAVLTAFGEQRGAQGVSTGSGRRVLDLHDVLTLREIHEAAGLHEVGQVTEMIGWLPGNGLAGQNAYLRGFLTGQKRGTPFVKRTQELAAALLEDKAVIPGLPESLELGSADRYLIAVVRFPGEPLPPEERREEIIGALLKRERVPMIWTEPGELVALFPCADPETVRERALGLVRECAELIGRPCATGAASGRVRALADTAGLARRISRVAPVEARPGRLPVMTDVFAELGVARLPQVDEWLRGVARRLESGPDLVTTLDAYYRHDMNRLNTAGALHIHPRTLDYRLRRIRELAGMDAGSYRGVRVLGATVALVLAGRWN
- a CDS encoding metal ABC transporter permease, whose protein sequence is MSLYDLFLEPLSYDFMVRALASTVIASTVCAVLSCWLVLIGWSLMGDAVSHAVLPGVVLAYVLGAPFALGAVVFGFLAVALIGVVRDTSRVKEDAAIGIVFTTLFALGLVLISVTPSQTDLNHIIFGNLLGVDTSDLLQIGVLGAITLGLLVLKRRDFTLYAFDPTHAHAIGLNPRVLGAALLGLLALTAVVALQVVGVILVVAMLIIPGATAYLLTDRFGRMLVFAPSFSVLAAVTGLYLSYHLDTASGGMIVLVQGAGFTLVYLFGPRHGIVGKRLAKRRRERRDVSVPTAG
- a CDS encoding ATP-binding cassette domain-containing protein; translated protein: MTAAIRVEGVTVHYGDVLALDGVDVSLEHGRVCGLIGMNGSGKSTLFKTIMGMVRPDSGTVSVDGGPPVRARKSGAIGYVPQSEDVDWSFPLSVRDVVMMGRYGHLGFTRRPRRADHEAVDLALERVELTELAGRQIGQLSGGQRKRAFVARGIAQGARVLLLDEPFAGVDKRSEATITRLLKELAADGAAVLISTHDLHALPGLADEAILLMRKVLAHGSPGEVLRPENLALAFGLDVLQREEEPA
- a CDS encoding metal ABC transporter substrate-binding protein, which encodes MANLRKTVFALAASTLVLTACGAAGNGTSGGTDDKRPVVLTTFTVLADIAANVAGDKLKVESITKPGAEIHGYEPTPDDIKKAAKADLILDNGLNLEAWFARFVSESDAPHKVVSEGVEPIAIGEDSYQGKPNPHAWMSPKNVGIYVDNMVKAFSEVSSGDAAVFKANGDAYKAKLQAVQDEMTGALSGLPKNERALVTCEGAFSYLARDTGLTERYIWAVNAEQQATPQQITRAIGFVKENKVPAVFCESTVSDAPMRQVVSATGAAFGGVLYVDSLSGPEGPVPTYLDLIRHDSKTIVAALTGAKP